The genome window gggagggcaccaggatgaggtctcttgttatctggtgtgctccctggggcatttggtgggccgctgtgagatacaggaagctggactagatgggcctatggcctgatccaatggggctgttcttatgttcttatgatctactTCTGAAAGATTCCCTGCTATCTTCTCCCATCTTCTATCTTGTATGAACCCATCTTCTGTCTTGGGTCGAGACCCTGCTCTGTGTTGCAATCTCTTCTGAGATCAGGTGGGTGGTTACAAAGGCCAGAACTTTCTTGGCCATTGCACCCAGGTTCCAGAACTCCCTCACCCTTTCCTTGGTTGCCTCTTGTTTGGATATGACTTTGATGTAGTTGACATGGAGCTGTCTTTGAAGAACTCTGGAAATGTCGTTCCATGGAATGGGTAGGGATCACAAATGCAGAATTCTTACCACTGTACCAAATTACATTTCCCAGAATTATTTCAGAAACCATGAACAGCgttgttcccagaggggggcacagagctaagttttgcagggcgcctcaacaAGCCatataagctgcccctcccctttgccgtcagagccattctgggtggcgagagcaaagcagaggagacaccaacatgttgctcttgctgcctggaatagctccagtgatgagggggagggacagcttgcacagtgcattgaggcaccctgcaaaactgagcGCTATGTCcctcctctgggaatgccactgcccGTGAACATTAAAGTGGTGTAAACTGATACAAGTTTGCTAAGTAAACAGGGTctccaaagaaacaaaacttaTCTCTCCTTAAAAGCTGTAAAATGGGTTTAAAGGGTTTTTCAGATTTGTGTGAATGTGACCTGTGAAGCAGATGACCACTCTGGGCTATCAGAATCTGGGCATGACCTTTAGTCTGTTCATCTCTCTGTGTTCTCTCCCCAGATGAACGATTCCCCTTTGAAGCAAGTGTGGAATTTATCTTCTCTTCCAGCCCAGAGAAAATTAAAGGTGGGTGAATGGTGGAGTTGAAGGGGCATGGATGGATGTATGACCATAAGCTTCTCTCAGGCATTACAGCCCTTGCTTGACCCAGAAGTCAGGTCCCAGGGCTGTGGTCAAAAGGCACCAGATGCAAGCATGTGCTGAAGCTAACTGGGTCTTGGGTGGGACCCTGCCTGGGACTCCCaggtgcagaaaagagtgaccaaaatgattgatgggctggggcacctcccttatgaggaaaggctacaaagtttggggctctttagtctaaaaaaagaggtgcctgaggggggacatgactgaggcatacaaaattatgtaggggacgaatagagtggatagagggatgttcttttctctctcatacaACACTcagaaaattgagtgttgggagagttagaacagacaaaagaagatatttctttacctagtgtttAATTAgtgtctggaactccttgccacagtttgtgatggcatctggcctaggtgcctttaaaaggggattggacagatttctagttcatcacaggttacaaaccacaTTAGGTATATTcagcctcctagttttagaaatagACTATCTCAAAATGCCAGCtttaagggagtggcaccaggatgcaggtctcttattgttttgtgtgctccctgaggcatccagtgggccactgtgagatacaggaagctgtactagatggacccttggcctgatccagcggcgcTCTTCTCATGTATGCTGGCTTCATTTCCAcaaaagaaaggtggaatatcaGTGTAATTGGTCAGTAATGAAGATTATCCATTAATCTCTAAAACATTAGTAAAAAGTGGGAATCTTTGAGTCACTCCCAGCAGCTTAGCTTCTGAATTATCACAGCAGCAGAAACTCACTGACCTAACCGCTTGGCCGCGGCAGATACAAAGAGGGGTTGTATCTGCTCAAAACCAATGGCCAGTCAACATGACGGGAATGACTAAGGTTTCAGCGTGTTCATAATTAGatgcatatatacatatttaAGATTATGAAGAGCAGGGGTTTGTGGAGGGAGAGTTTGTGTACTGGGTGTAGTAGTGTATTGCTGTGTGTTCTGTCCACAGAGGTGCATTaattgcacatgcttgcaaaatcCCTGTCAGTCAGGGCTGTTGTTCTTTTCTCCTAGAAGTGAATGGCTGACATGCATTTATACTGGAGACAGTAAAATTATGCACTCGGGCACACCACTGGAGTGAGGGGAGTTCAAAGCCTGTTTCTGTTTGCATAACCCTATCCTAGGTTCTGTTGGTCATATTGGAGTACAGTGGAAATTTGGCaatctgcttgcttgcttgctgatttgtttatttagaaagaagagagaaattttgaaaatcttgtcAACCTCATGTGACCCTAGAAAATAGCCTAGTTTATACATTTAAATAAACTTGTGCATAATCTGACCAAAAGTTGGCCTGCCAAAAGTTATAGGCTGCCATCAACCCCCTTGTTTGGAGTATGAAtgggaaatattttatttattctaaaATATTGATATCTTACCTTTCTTTCCCACTGGGGAAACAAAGTTAACTTACATCCATTTAAAAAGAATGCAATATACAATGCAACATATTGTATTGTACACAAAAGGAAAACTTATGATAAAAAAACTAATTGACAGCTAGCTACAAAACCCTCTCGGAATCATCCTATCCAGTGTTCTTGGTTGGAGAGCAGGCTTACCAGTATTCCTTTGGTACCGACATTTTCTTATCACAGGCTGGGAGCCCTACAGGAACCATGCTGCTGCAACAGTGGATTACAATATCTCAGACCCTGTAGTGCGCTGGGACTCCTATGAGAACTTCAACCTGCACCATGAGGACAGCTTGGAAGGTATCTTGTAGGGCCCCATTTCAACCAGGCATTCCGAGAACCTCTTCTGAGCAGACAAACCCTGTTGCCATGTTATAAGCAaggctgtgtgtgttttgtaaatCTACATACGCCCAGAAGAAACCCGGACATCAGATGCAAAATTCATCATCCTGAGAGCTTCTAgattcactaagggtgcaatcctaaccccttatgtcagtgctttccagcaatgacataagggcaatgcagctccaaggtaaaggaacaaacattcccttactctgaggaggcctccatgagtgacacccaactgcagggtgcagcacatgtcctattggctggaaagcactgtgctggaaagcactgacatataaggggttaggatttcaccctaagaCTATGAAGATAGGCTTACAGAGTCATAGCCACTGGGGGGCTTAGCTCATTTAGGAATATATCCTAATTAAATTCTTACATTTTATGTAAGTTTTAAACATCTCAGACTTTATGTTGGGGTTTTACAGTTTCATACTGCCTTATAATGGACCCTTTCCCCACCACAACGAGATGCACTCTTAGGCCCCTTTGCCATAACACTTCTGGGTATGGGAtgctttggggttttgttttgctttcagtgAGAATGGGCGCACATGCCTGCTGTGGGATGATGACCCACATAACTGAGACCTTTTTCACTCTGTACTGTGTGGGTGATTCAATCAGTACGAAGTGAGCCAGGGGACTCCCAGTAGACCTTCTCCTAGTTACACTTGGGGGAAGCTCAAATACCTTGATTTGGTATTTTAAAGTTTGAGACCTAGTCTTGGCAGGAAGGTGCATCCTTCCCCTTGCAACACAGACCACAGCGACTTTGTTGCTCCTGGGAGCAACAATCTCAACTTTTCCTGAGCCTTCCTGATTACAGTTTCCTCCTAATGTCCCCTTAAAGTAAACTCGTTaagaactaaaataaataaaataccaaaAGGGAGTAATCAAATGGCAATTTAATAGTTGCGTCAGAGACCAGAAAAACTCGCAACAGGATGGAGTAAAACACCCTCCTCTTTCCCAGCAAGAGCTGATGTTTGAAGAAGGGAAGCTGTTGTGTTTGGAAAGTGAGTTAATGGAAAGAGTGCCATAAATGTTGGGGGTGGAGGATGATGGTGAGCTGGATTAATGAGTAATAACCTCTCAGGTCCGTATACATGGGGAAGAAAATGCACACTTGGCCATGCGGTGATGACTTGTTCCTCTTTGCTGAATACATTTCAGCATGATCATTAACCTTACTAAAACTGAAGAGAGACAGTGGCTTATAAGCAGTAGTGATCCTGGCCCTGGTGGTGCCCATGGCCGCAACCGCAACctgctgccctcttcccaccgGCCAGGCTGCCGCCCCACCTGGgtgcccagggaggctgcacgctacctccctgaccctctgaaggcctcgaAAAGCCCTTGGAGGACTGAAAAAGATCATTTCCAGTTTCGCAGAGgaaccagaagtgaagtttttgTCTTTagaaaaaggcattctgaggactggaagacttccccagccctcagtaTGCCTTCTAAgtgcataaaaatgtcacttccagttttacggagGACACAAAGAAGTGATGTATTTTTGCTCTCTGAGGGCTTTGCAAGGCtgtcagggaggcagcacatggcttccactgccctcagaacacctctgggggaaAAGCCCTCAGGGATGGCATGCCTTGGATTGGCATGCCAGCTGATTAAGTGCCATGGGGGTATGGATGACAGTGCCACCCACCAGCCTGGTTCCTAGGACATATGTCCCTCTTACTCCCACTCAAGTATGCCTAGCTTATAAGGGGGTCAAAAGTGATTTGAGGAGAGTTTGGCTTCCTACAGTGTatacaaacttttaaaaaaaatctccttctCGCCTCTGGCTAAACAGATTTTGGAATCTTTTGAAACAATACAAACACTTGCAAAACCTGATCGCCAAAGGCAAACACGGTCATGTATACACTTCATTAACAGTAGCCTCTCTCTCAAATAACTTTCAGCAtaattggggggtgggtgggttatcATATCCTCATGGAACATACATGGAGTGAAACTAGCCATGGGCAGTTCTCAATCTGCATAGCATTTATACAAGCCAGCAAGTCAAATCCCTGCTGCAGCCATCAGTCTTCTCCCTCGGTCTTTGGGCATCAGATGGGGAGTCCACCCTTTTGTTGTTTGCTTAAAGTAGTGCGTGTATGTTCACTTATATATCCATTCTTTGTCTTGCCCAAAGTGCCTGAGTATAAGCCCTTGAATGTACTTAGATGCCTGATGGGGAGATTCCAGACCACACCTGTGGGGCGAGTGCTCAGATTTTCTAGTGCTCTCTACTGCCCCTGAATGGTATCTCTGCTCCTTTGCAGATGTCTCGCACACCCGGGGCCCTCTTGACGGAAGCCTCTATGCCAGGGTCAAGAAGAAAGCAGATCTGGGTAGCTACTCCTCTACCAATGGTAGCCCCTGCAGTCCAGAGTCCCCTCCACAGCAAGGGGGACGCCTCCTGTCCATTAGCAGTGACTCGGGGCACTCCTCCATGCTGACCGAGAAGGCAGATGACAACACGCCACCGTCCAGACCACAGCCTACGCCCGCCGAGAAAGAAGAACTAGATAGGCTCTTGGGTGGATTTGGTGTCCAGCCTCTGTCTCGGCAGCCAAGTGAAGGGAATTGTCGTCATGCTGTCCTCCCCTCTTCCAGTGCTACCAAAGAAAGAGAAACTGCCATTTTGGAAGATGATCTTCCCGACTTAGGTCAACCAGGAACCCTCTTTCCTTACCCAACGCAGCGCTCAGGCCTGACCCGCCATTGTTCCTGTCGCCTTGGTTATCGCTCCCACAGCCCCGAGAGGCCTCACAATGTGGCCTATTATAGACCCGATGGCACACTGGAGCGGCGGCAGCCAGTCTACAATGGTGGGCACCCCCACACGCACCCTGATGGATTTGAGGAGAAGCGACGAGTATATCGCTCTCTTTCTGACagcatccagccccactccttccccttcGGCCACGACCCATTGTCCCCTCACAGTCCTAGCCGACGGGATCATGAGGAGCTGCTGATCTTGGAGGACCCTCCCACTTTCTTATGCCCATGCCAAGATTGCCAAGAGGCAGCTCGTGATGAGGCAAGAATCCCCACTGCTTCCTTCTATGGCCTACGTCTAGACCGGGAGCCTGATCTGTGGGGGATGGAGAACACGAGGCCATCCCTACTCCATCATCCCCTTCACCGGGGTGGGCAACCTGTGCCTCTCCTTATGCCCACTACCTATGGGCACCCTCATGTAACTCATGGGCAACATCAAGCTTTTAACTTTGAACCCAAGATGATGGCGGCACACCTAGGTCATGCTTACCCTGCCCACCAGCGGTCAAAAGTCATGGAAGAGACCACAGAGGTCTATCCCTACCCTCGCTTTGGTCCCGCGTACCCTCCAGTAGCACCCTACACATATGGCAGAGCCCCAGCCAAGGCCTGCATTTCCCCTTATGCCTCAGGATACTCAGGGTCTCCCCACTCAGGCTCTGTTTCACCAACCAGCCCGCCATACCCACCAAGCAGGAAGCATGGATACGAGCCCCTGGAGAGCAATGATGGATACTTACAGCCAGGACCTCCAGAGAGGCCATGTGGTAAGTGTGGTGATATTGACTGGTGTGGTGTGGGAGGGTGCCTGGGCTTCCAAGCCAATGGttgcagccttcagtctcgagagactatggtataagcctacagcacccggcattcccaggcggtctcccatccaagtactaaccaggcctgaccctgcttagcttccgagatcagacgagatcaggcaagtgcagggtaacagttccaaGCCAATGGGAGGAAGTTAAGGGAGTGGCATAAATAGCCAGCGAGCCTTTTCTCCCAACCCCCCACTGCTCCATGCTAAGTAACCAACGCCAGCTACCAGGCCCTGAGCTTTTTCTGCCCTGATGCCACCTGGGCCTCTTCCTAGGCAGCAGTGATTTCGTTATAGGAATCCCTGTTGTCCAAGGCTCAAGAATCTGGAACCTGTTGCATACAAACATGTGGACGTGGCTTGGCTGTGCTCTGGCCGaccctgcctctcctctccctttctgcagagctgcaagactgcagggaagccgtGCCCTGGCAAGATACCCCTCCCTCCTTGCAGCAGCATCGACAGGAGGTACGAGCTGCTTGTGCAGAGGCCTCTGGGCCCCCCATCCCTGTGCACACCAGCAGCCCAGTATTCAGCAACGACAGGTAAGTGTACCATAGAGAAAGGGAGTGCACACTTTTCTCAGCTCAGCGTTTTTTAAAAGACTGTTGCTACCTGTGGCATTTCATTGTACTGTTCGCGTGAGCAGCCTTGGGTTGCTCGGCAGGCTTGGGGGTGTATTTTTTTCTTGAGTAGCTGTGTATTGCCACACCAGCACGCAGGTGTTTTTCCTTTGTAAGCCAAGTGTAAGTCACAGTCTGTTAATGGTACGCTTGCTACCTTGCAGGCCTGGAACACATAAGCACATCAACAAGACTGGCAACCCCGCTGAACACGTGCTTCAGTTGAGCCCTGAGGAGCTGGCTCCTCCTGGCTGGAAAAGAAGCCCAGAAAGGATGGCTTCATCAAGCAGCCCCACGCATTCTCCAGCCCCGATGCAAGCCTTCACCCACCTCCCCACCTTCAGACCTCAAGCTAATGGGACTCCCCTGAAACTAGGTCTCCAGTTGCCACAGCCCTATTCTCGCTCCCAGGGCCTGTCCAGCCCACCGCATGTTGCCTCCTCGCCCACAGTCAAAAACGGTGTCTTGCAAGAGATCCAGCCACATCAGGATGGTTCAGAGATGTctagcccttgtcccacagctgtCTCCCACGAGATGTCTGGTGAAGATGTCTTAGGGCACCAGCTAGGCCCAGTTATAGAGGGACAGGCCCAGAGGAGCAGCTCAGGTGTTCCCTGCCACAGCCAGACCCCGGCCAGCTGCAGAACAGTGTCCAGTGCTCCAGCCTCGCCTCAGATCGCGGCAACTTGTAACGGGCGTCCGCACAGTGAAAGAACTGGACCCGAGTTGAACACCCTTCCTCGTTGTCCCAACAGCACACCTTCTCTTGGGCCCTGCTCAGTCAGTGTCCAGCAGCCAGCCCTTGGCTACAGTTTTGTTGACATGCAGGGCTCACCAACTCCAGCCTTCCCCATTGCAACAGCCTACTACACAGGTGTAGAGAGCAACTTCTCCAGCCGGGATCACCTCTGTGAACCACAGCAACCTCCGTTACCTGAGAAACATCACACACTAGCAACTAGAAATTGGGAGAGGAGCTCCCCGCCTGGTCGCAGCCCTGGGTCCGCTCACCATGTTACCTTTGCACCTGGTGTACCTGATGGCAGTACACCTGGCCCAGGTAAAAACTGCTTTACGATGAATATTCAGCAAGGATGGAGAGAAGAGAACTTTAGCTCCCTGATTCCCTTTTTTTTATGAGGTTTCTGCTCGCTAAGTCCCCAGCTATGGCCCTGTATTTCTCAGCAGCAGACTGTCTCAAAGCTGACTGCCTCTTGCCCTGACTGTCTCAAAGTGATCTACAAACTCAGAAAAAGTTCAGccctctttcctgggagtgtacAACTCAAAATGCAAGTGAGGGGTTGCTTGAATGCTCCCACAcatgcatgtagaaaactagaaTGGCAGGTGGAGGCCTGAATCCTTGTCCCTGACAATCTAGCTTTCTGTAGAGGGGTGCATTCAATCGTGCAGTCACCACGTACAATCTGAAGTGGTTTGCATCTGAGGACTGTACCGCATGATATTTCTGAATGAATAGTTCAGGCTAATCTTGCCTCGCAGTACCTCCATAAGGTACTCACTTCAAACCAGAGCTCTTAAGGGCTTAGCCCTGTGGCCATTTTTCAGTACAGAGTTTGGATCAGGAACGTGGATGAACATAGGTGCCCAGCTTACCACGTGTTAAGGTTTTCTGCCTGTGGTCATCTTGATTAATGCAAACATGGCGCTGAGTTTTTTTCTCCTGCCATACATTCCATTGTAACATAAAGTGTCTAAATGGTAAATGATAAATGTAATAATACACATTGACAGGGTATGGTTTGATCCAGGTTTTTCCCGCTCAGAACAAAAGCAGTAAAAGAAACAAGTAATAGGACAGGTAACATGTGGCATAATGACCAAGGAGTAGTTCAGAAGATGAAAAGATAaactggtgtatctgtactgttGTTGTGTAGTGTGTATCACTGAGACTACAGCTGCTGAGTCACATGATGGAATTCTCCCCAATGCCCTCATT of Tiliqua scincoides isolate rTilSci1 unplaced genomic scaffold, rTilSci1.hap2 HAP2_SCAFFOLD_153, whole genome shotgun sequence contains these proteins:
- the LOC136635941 gene encoding tensin-2-like isoform X2 translates to METWLNSDPHHVVVLHCKGNKGKTGVIVAAYMYFSKISASADQALSTLTMRKFCEDKVAASLQPSQKRYIHYFSGLLSGTIKMNSSTLFLHHVLLPTIPTFEAGGGYQPFLKIYQSMQLVYTSGIYSLHGAGGSQKLCITLEPALLLKGDVMVKCYHKQIQGTERDIVFCVQFHTCTIHSTQLWFSKDELDEAWRDERFPFEASVEFIFSSSPEKIKGWEPYRNHAAATVDYNISDPVVRWDSYENFNLHHEDSLEDVSHTRGPLDGSLYARVKKKADLGSYSSTNGSPCSPESPPQQGGRLLSISSDSGHSSMLTEKADDNTPPSRPQPTPAEKEELDRLLGGFGVQPLSRQPSEGNCRHAVLPSSSATKERETAILEDDLPDLGQPGTLFPYPTQRSGLTRHCSCRLGYRSHSPERPHNVAYYRPDGTLERRQPVYNGGHPHTHPDGFEEKRRVYRSLSDSIQPHSFPFGHDPLSPHSPSRRDHEELLILEDPPTFLCPCQDCQEAARDEARIPTASFYGLRLDREPDLWGMENTRPSLLHHPLHRGGQPVPLLMPTTYGHPHVTHGQHQAFNFEPKMMAAHLGHAYPAHQRSKVMEETTEVYPYPRFGPAYPPVAPYTYGRAPAKACISPYASGYSGSPHSGSVSPTSPPYPPSRKHGYEPLESNDGYLQPGPPERPCELQDCREAVPWQDTPPSLQQHRQEVRAACAEASGPPIPVHTSSPVFSNDRPGTHKHINKTGNPAEHVLQLSPEELAPPGWKRSPERMASSSSPTHSPAPMQAFTHLPTFRPQANGTPLKLGLQLPQPYSRSQGLSSPPHVASSPTVKNGVLQEIQPHQDGSEMSSPCPTAVSHEMSGEDVLGHQLGPVIEGQAQRSSSGVPCHSQTPASCRTVSSAPASPQIAATCNGRPHSERTGPELNTLPRCPNSTPSLGPCSVSVQQPALGYSFVDMQGSPTPAFPIATAYYTGVESNFSSRDHLCEPQQPPLPEKHHTLATRNWERSSPPGRSPGSAHHVTFAPGVPDGSTPGPDPQQENQVSVKFVQDTSKFWYKPHLSRDQAIALLKDKEPGTFLIRDSNSFQGAYGLALKVATPPPNSINHSTKERPLQDQLAWKERALETSLCNDLVVQDRKEQATWPLVSVVFH
- the LOC136635941 gene encoding tensin-2-like isoform X1; the encoded protein is METWLNSDPHHVVVLHCKGNKGKTGVIVAAYMYFSKISASADQALSTLTMRKFCEDKVAASLQPSQKRYIHYFSGLLSGTIKMNSSTLFLHHVLLPTIPTFEAGGGYQPFLKIYQSMQLVYTSGIYSLHGAGGSQKLCITLEPALLLKGDVMVKCYHKQIQGTERDIVFCVQFHTCTIHSTQLWFSKDELDEAWRDERFPFEASVEFIFSSSPEKIKGWEPYRNHAAATVDYNISDPVVRWDSYENFNLHHEDSLEDVSHTRGPLDGSLYARVKKKADLGSYSSTNGSPCSPESPPQQGGRLLSISSDSGHSSMLTEKADDNTPPSRPQPTPAEKEELDRLLGGFGVQPLSRQPSEGNCRHAVLPSSSATKERETAILEDDLPDLGQPGTLFPYPTQRSGLTRHCSCRLGYRSHSPERPHNVAYYRPDGTLERRQPVYNGGHPHTHPDGFEEKRRVYRSLSDSIQPHSFPFGHDPLSPHSPSRRDHEELLILEDPPTFLCPCQDCQEAARDEARIPTASFYGLRLDREPDLWGMENTRPSLLHHPLHRGGQPVPLLMPTTYGHPHVTHGQHQAFNFEPKMMAAHLGHAYPAHQRSKVMEETTEVYPYPRFGPAYPPVAPYTYGRAPAKACISPYASGYSGSPHSGSVSPTSPPYPPSRKHGYEPLESNDGYLQPGPPERPCELQDCREAVPWQDTPPSLQQHRQEVRAACAEASGPPIPVHTSSPVFSNDRPGTHKHINKTGNPAEHVLQLSPEELAPPGWKRSPERMASSSSPTHSPAPMQAFTHLPTFRPQANGTPLKLGLQLPQPYSRSQGLSSPPHVASSPTVKNGVLQEIQPHQDGSEMSSPCPTAVSHEMSGEDVLGHQLGPVIEGQAQRSSSGVPCHSQTPASCRTVSSAPASPQIAATCNGRPHSERTGPELNTLPRCPNSTPSLGPCSVSVQQPALGYSFVDMQGSPTPAFPIATAYYTGVESNFSSRDHLCEPQQPPLPEKHHTLATRNWERSSPPGRSPGSAHHVTFAPGVPDGSTPGPDPQQENQVSVKFVQDTSKFWYKPHLSRDQAIALLKDKEPGTFLIRDSNSFQGAYGLALKVATPPPNSINHSTKGDPAEQLVRHFLIETGPKGVKIKGCNNEPYFGSLPALVSQHSITPISLPCCLHIPSKDLMEASPELAVPTNMSTAADLLKQGAACSVLYLSSVETESLTGPQAVAKATTTTLSTTPRPSASIVHFKVSAQGITLTDNQRKLFFRRHYPVNSVTFCSTDPQDRRWANPDGTTSKIFGFVAKKQGSPCENVCHLFAELDPEQPASAIVNFITKVMLGTHRR